A window of Drosophila santomea strain STO CAGO 1482 chromosome X, Prin_Dsan_1.1, whole genome shotgun sequence genomic DNA:
tgctgGCCTAGTTGCTGATATATTTGATAAAACGGAAGGACTCGCGACagaagttttgttttttgttgtctaCGCTAAAAGatttcttgttcttgtttGTTGATATTCTCATCGTATAAAACGTATAAAAAGCTAAATAggttgtttttaaaaaaaatctctCTCTATGTATACGTAGatctttatatataaatatataagtttgtttcttCATATTTCATTCACTCGTATCTCCTTGGGTCTTTTAACGTTTCCTTCCTTTAATTTTCTCGTTCATTTTGCAATTGTTTAGGATCTCAAATTCTTGTGCGACTCTTCTCGATCGATAATTAGGGTATCCCCGCTTGTTTGggaagtgtgtgtgtgattgtaATTGTGATACTGATGACGCTTGCAGCAACCCATTCGGGATGGTCGTGGTCACGCCCTAGAACTCCCACTGTGTGGCCGAATCGGTGCCATCATCCAGCAGCTTGAACGCCCCGTTCTTCGTAGCGCCCAGGTACTTGCCCAGCTGCGATCTAAAATTATAGTATTAGCATTAGGAAGAGCTCATAATACAATAACCGCATTTAAATGACTGCCAAATGGGATCCAACCTTATGCAGATCCTGGTCGGTTCACGAAGCTCCAGGAAGAATCCATCGCTGGGCGCATCGGCATCCACCGAGATGCTTTCGCCCTCGATGCGCCAGTACTTGCCGCTGTGCGCCTTCAGATGCACCAGGCCCTTCTGGGCCCGCTCCACCAGGATGGTCTCGTAGGTGGCCTTATTGCACTCGAGCTTCAGGTTGCCGGGCGTGCGATAGCCCACGAATCCCTGCTCGCACTTCAGTACCAGAATTGGTCTGTTAATTAGCAAAAAGCAATACAATTAGCAATGAAACACACAGAATGGTGTTGGTAATTCCAATTACCTATTGATCAAGTAGAAATAGAACTTGGCTATCTCCTCGATCGACTCCGACGTGGCGAACAGATGGCCAGAGCGCTTGGTGGCCAAGAACTTGCCGTTGTTGGCCCGGAACGAAAGCGAGCCGTCGCCGTGCCAGATTAGCTCGAAGAGAGCGTCGGCACAGCGACGATTTCCGGTGGCCTGGATGCCACCACCCGCCGAGAGACACCAGTAGCGATCCTGGGTGGTGCGAAGGGCCCAACGGTGCGCCGACCAGTCGTACTCCAGCTGGAACGTCTCGTTCTCGCCCACCTCGTCCTGGTTGGCCGTCACATCGACGCCCTGCTTCACGCTCACATATCGCAAATTGAGTCCGGCTATAAAGGAGGCCTGGGGCAGCGAATCCTCCAGCGAGAAGAGCTCATCCCGCGTCACCGACGACGAGCGCGACTTCAACACCGCCTTGGAGCCAATCGGCGACAAGTACTGACCCTGACGATCGCGCAGCGCCAGATGGCCACCATGATATTCGGCGCTGAACAGGCAATCCTCGTTGCAAACCACCTGCAATTTTCCATTGGCGTTCAGATATCTGTGCGTAGTTAAGGAAAAAAATTAGGATCATTGTAGTCAAGAAATAAAATGATGGCCATCCAAAACACTCACTTGTTGTTGCACGTGTGCAGAGCATAGCGACCGCCCTCCTCGGCACGGAACTCCAGCGTAAAGAGCGTATCCTCGCCCCACGGAATATTGGCGTCCACATGGATCTCGTCCTGCGACTCCGACAGATGGGCGAACCGTTTGCGTCCGATGGAGCGCAGATTCACCTGCGGCCGGGCAGCCAAATGGACCGTCCAGAACTCACTGGCCCCGGGCGTCTTGGCCGTGCAGACCAGTTTGTCCGGAGTGCCGCCCAGGAAGTAGCCGCGCGACTCGTTCTTCAGCGCCCAACGGCCGCTGCCATCCTCGCTGATGCTGATCTGGAAGCGGCTGCCCGCGTCCCGCTCCTCGCTCTCGCACAGCACGTTGCCAAACTGATCGACCGAAAGGTACTTGTTCAGATGAGATCGTAAGTAGATAATACCTGCAATGGATATAACAATGAAAgcgtcttcttcttctctgAGTTATATAACTAAAATTCTTATCAATACACtatgtaatatatatacactatatAATACCACCTTCCAGCGCTtggaattaaatttaaaaatcgatttgACTCGCGCTCTGTCGTCGGTTGGCATTTGGGCTATCGATATCCCGAGCATTTAGATTTGGCTCGCttttcaaacattttgaaTGCTATCATCTATTAAGCCATTAAGCCATGTGCTCCATCCGTATCGACCATGAGCACTAATATTCGGTTGGGAGCTGCACTCCACTCCACTACAGTCCACTCCACACTTCACTGtagtccagtccagtccaggAGCaagaaattttcaatttggaTGAGCTATTTTAATGGCCACAACGAATGCCGGCTGACTTATGGCTTTGGTAttatagaaaatgtttattaattggCAGTGGCAACGACCAGAGGAGCGCCGCGGCGGCGACTACGAATAAAAaccagttgcagttgctggcCAGCTTTAATTATAATTGCTGGCCACGGACACAACGGACTTGCAGTGCCAAGCTCAAGTCCGActccaaagccaaagccaactCCAACTCTAAATCCAATTCCAATTGCGATTGCGATGCAGCCGCCGCCAGGTTGATAAATGATGCCAAATTCGTGAGGCGCTTTGTTTTCTACTCTACAGCACGTCAAATTAGTGCAACTGGAATTATCCTCCTCTTCGCCATGAGACCCCAAATGATTTATGTTGTAAACAATAAGAAAAGTAAAGCAATATAAGACGCCACTAACTGGCCAAGATGATAGTGATTACGCTTGGCAAATGGCTTCGACTGCACCACTTAAGCCCAGGAGTTGGGGTAACTGGTTCGGAATATTGTATATGTAAGTACCACTCCCCCCGgcttcaaacaaaaaaaaaaaacaaaaatagaagaaataaaacacaaaaatgacTTGCAGTCGTGGGATTTACACGCTTATCGCTGGTATCTGCAGATAGTGCGGCACATGGATATTATATTGTTTGCCATTCAAATGCTAAATGCCATCGATTGGCCCGAAACCGAATGAAACTCGCCACAGCTGTGATTGTATAAAATAGCAAACCTTTCTGTTTTCAGgcgcaattaaaataataatactcCTTAAGAGAATCCTTAATCGACGTATGCTATAAGTTCAAGGATTGGTTTTTCATAGTATGCAGGAACATTGAAGTATTCTTCCTCGAACCCAGACTACCTTTCCCTTAACAGCACCAATATCTttactaactaactaactaactaactacTAGCAAGTAAATTCAGTTGATCCTATAGAACTTGTACTCACTTTCGCCGGTGTTCGAGGGTTCCAGCGTCCACAGCTGCTTCTTCTTCAGACTGGCGCCATTGGCGTTGAGCTTGAACCCAAAGGTCTCCGCGGTCATGTACTTGTGCTGGCCATTGATCAGGCCGATGGTCCACCATCCCTTCTGTTGGTTCTGTGAGATGATGTCCCCGTTGCTGTGGCCCAGCTCGCAGCCCTGGCCGTTCATGGTGCTTATGGGAGCAATCTTGAGGCTGTCTCCGGAATCCGGCTTCTTTGCGAGTGGAAGATCGAGCTTAATGTTGCTGCAAtgggaggggaggggagtgGGGCGATTAGTTGTCTGGCGAAGCAGGGCCGTAGTCTTAATAGTATTCAATACAAACTCAACAGAGTCACGAATACTAACATGATATAGTTGGGTTTGTAGGGTCTATAGAACATTAAGTTTAGAAGAAGGTTATTTATTAAAGCTATCATCTTGAGCCTGGCTTTCAATAACATGATATAGTATAAAGAGATTGTATATAGAGTTCTTAGAGTCTATATAGTTTATAAGCAGATATAGTGAGTTGAGCGCTTTATTAAAGCTATCATCTTGAGCCTGCCTTTAGATTTTATTGCCTACGATTTTGCCACTTTGGTAACGCCCCTGGGTGAAAACATTGATTATTCGTTTAATTATGTAAAACTATCCGCTTGATTGATGAACACTTTGTCGAGGGGCGGGCGGCGGGGGGGGTGGGGTGTGCGTGACGGTTCTGGACGCAAGATTTATGGATCGTCGTCGTCTCTGCGCTGCtccaccactaccaccaccactactGGCTGTCAAACAGGGTCTCCACTGTCTGGACTGTCTGTACTGTCTGCCATGTGTGCTGCATGCATGTTGAATGGCAGTGGGTTCTTTGACGGGGGAAGGGGGGGGTTTCCATACAGAGATCTTTGGCTTTGCCATTCATCTGAACAGGAAATGCAGATACCATTTGCATTACATGGCGACACATGTCGCTGATCCACAACTTCGACTTCAGCTCCAACTTCAACTCCAActccttttcttttctccGTATTCAAGTCAGCTCCAATAAATTCAAACTCAGCTGGCAGCAGTCAGACGTCAAAGCATCGATGACACTCCTCTATCGTTGGGATCCATCGATAAAACTGCTATTCCGAAGGAGCAGGTGTTTGGCTTCGCGCCCGATGGAACTGGAGAACTGAAGAACTGGTATCACACCTACTGAGAATACACACCATCCATCCAATCACCGATCCAATTAATACATCTGGAGCAGTGTAAATCCAACTTTGTTTGCATAATTGGATTAACAAGCGCCAAGTTTCAAGCTGGCCAACTAATCCACGGCAATCAATTTGCGGCTGGAAATTAATCAAGCAACCATTGATGAACAAAACACCTGGTGAATGATGCCACGATGgtattttcataaataaagaaatggTTTTCTTTGCAACAAATGTCGGAGTTTCGGAAAACCGTTTGGCCAACCGTTATTCACTGATAAAAGCGTCTGTGTTGCGCGTATttagcagctgcagcaacattAAGACCATTAgcaaagatatatatatatacatatgtatatatatatatacaagtatgTAGGTAGAatcataataaacataaaccgAATCAAGAACAAGAACCACTCATTAGCGTGACGCGTGCCTGCTAATCAGAGCTTATGAATCGCCGGGCCCCGGATGAGTCAACACAACTCCGCCAGCCGagcggcaataaaaaaaaagtaactGGGAAAAAAAGAGGCGCACAGTCAGTAACGCTAAACATAAATTAAGAACatcaagaaaaaaaaaagaaggagaactatataaaaaaaaagaactaaaataaataaaaaatatgacGGGGCACAGAGACTAATATGCGAGGAGCAGAGAAATGAGAGAAACAGTCACGGGGGCacaataatcataataaataagcTGGGGCAACACAGCAAACAGAAACAGTTGATGCCACAaaaggtgtgtgtgtgagtagaGGGAAAGGGGCGGGGGCAGTTGGATTTTGCATTCTAATTTCTCAAAAAGgcaagcaaacacaaaaaggGGCGATATAGGAGTTGAAGACAAAAGCGTGACAGCGACTCCTACATTTTCccacttttatatttattatcttttttttacatttttttttcttggcgTTCATTTCTAGGCGTTGGCTCCTGAACAGaggaggaaaaaaaaagagaaatgaAACATAAAATTGGCCAAAGGACGATGGCCTGGGCGTTGGCTTAAAAGCAAATCGCAGATGGCTGATTAACATCAAATGAAAggcaaacgaaaatgaaatgaaaacacacATAAAACGAGTAATGAGAAATGAGTGCCAAAATTGCACAGGGAAATACAAAATCAGTTTGAATCTGATAACAAATAAGTCACGAAAAACTGTCATTAAGCAGAAACCAAGGAAGTATCTTGGCATGAAGAGTTCCTAAGAATACGATTTTCTAAAGTAGAATAGAGTTTTTTAAATGAGATAAAGAATATTTTCATAAGGtaaataattgtttgttttttaatattattaaaaatgcatatatacatatatacggTTTATTGTGTAACTTTTGCCCGCTTTTGGTATCTTTGGGTTTTTTCTCTTCACTTTTGGAGTCAACGCTCGCTACTTGGATGCCTCGTCAGCTTAAAAGTTTTAGCCGTACCTTCAGCTCTCACCTTTCCCCGCTTATTTGCCAAGCAACTGCCTCTTAACGTCTTTCGACATTTGTTTTTCAGGTTAAATGCAATTCGATAGGCGAAAATGTTGAAGCAATTTCGCTGGGAAATTAATGATGGCCATTTACAAGACGATTTCCACACTCGTGAGCAGTGCAAATCataattaattatgcaaacgagtcgtttcttttttttggtttttcatttaGTTGGTTTTATGCAGGGGTCAAACTGCAGATCTCCGGGGAAGATACACAGAGAGACACGTCCTCAAGCAATTAGACAAAGCAATGTTGGCCGGGCAAATACAACAGTTAGACAccgttgcagcagcagcagcaatagcagcaacagcaacagcaacttgcaacagcagcaacatcatcatcattgccATTATCATCATTATCGGGGAGCCTTGGGGGCACAAGCAGCGCCAATTACTGCAAATGGAGTGCCGGGCATCGCCAAGCGGAACAAATGCAGCCGCACTgcctccacatccacatccacatccaccacATCCATAGCCATATCCATCCGTGCCCACATTATCTAGGCGAATATCCACATTCATGTTCGTGTCCATCTCGATGCCAAAAGGCGCAGAAGCTGTTGCCAAGTGGCTTTGATTCGGCCTTTGTCTGCGCTCACTACCCTGCCCTTGAAAAGTGGAGCTCTTGGCTTTTGCAGCAGGGAAAGTATTTCCAAGAGAAAATACACTTTATAAAATATCATCTGTTGATGTTATCTAGGAAATCTTGTTAGTCTCAAGGGTTCGTTTGCTTATGGCACAGCTACTTCAAAGGCAGCTATTCTATTCTactttttgaaataatttaacaaattttagcATGATGCAGTTCTCAGCAATAATACACAGTTCTAGCAAGTTTCGCAATAATAGCAGAAGAGTAAATTAACAAACAAATGTTGATTAAGGGGTTTCTTCCAGGGTATCTCAATGCTCGTTCCTTGGAATGGCACATCTTCTTGTCTGCTCATTATTATTCCGCTGTTGCTCCGGCTTTTTCTTCTTGCTTCTCTGCTCTGCtggcaaatcaattaaattacacTATCAATATCGCCGATTGAATGTCGCTAGTTTGTTCCCATGTTccaatgtgtgcgtgtgcgtgtgtgtgtgtgtttgtgcgaATTGTATTGCAGGTGTATGTGgtatatctgtatcttttaTCTTTCCCTTGATGTGCCTcatgtgtatctgtatctgtatctgtttc
This region includes:
- the LOC120456199 gene encoding protein singed, translated to MNGQGCELGHSNGDIISQNQQKGWWTIGLINGQHKYMTAETFGFKLNANGASLKKKQLWTLEPSNTGESIIYLRSHLNKYLSVDQFGNVLCESEERDAGSRFQISISEDGSGRWALKNESRGYFLGGTPDKLVCTAKTPGASEFWTVHLAARPQVNLRSIGRKRFAHLSESQDEIHVDANIPWGEDTLFTLEFRAEEGGRYALHTCNNKYLNANGKLQVVCNEDCLFSAEYHGGHLALRDRQGQYLSPIGSKAVLKSRSSSVTRDELFSLEDSLPQASFIAGLNLRYVSVKQGVDVTANQDEVGENETFQLEYDWSAHRWALRTTQDRYWCLSAGGGIQATGNRRCADALFELIWHGDGSLSFRANNGKFLATKRSGHLFATSESIEEIAKFYFYLINRPILVLKCEQGFVGYRTPGNLKLECNKATYETILVERAQKGLVHLKAHSGKYWRIEGESISVDADAPSDGFFLELREPTRICIRSQLGKYLGATKNGAFKLLDDGTDSATQWEF